CTGATGGGACCGATTAAACTACGCGAGTTCCCAAGTGGCGCGATGGTGTTGCAGCTAGAGTCGCACGACGATGCGCTGGTTTCGGAACGCACCGTAGAGTTAGTCGAGCAGAATGTTTCCCTAAGCCCGGATGAATTGGCGCGCCTTGAGTGTATATCGCTGCTGTTAGCTCGTGAACGGTTGCTGACAGCCGAAGGTTTTGGCCAGCTGTGCCGCGACGAATCAATCGAAGGTTTACGCTTCTATCCGAACAAATTCGTACAATGTTGAGGGTGATCAAGAGCAGGATCATCTAAATCGATGCATAGTCTTTGGTGACAGCCCAATCAGCGTCGAAGTTAAGTATTCGCAAATTATGATCAGTAACGAGGAACATTTGGCTACAGTCGGTCGCTATACTGTAGACCGGAGAGTATTGCTGCTTTTTCGAGGGAAAATACATCTGAACACACCGGTTTGGCACGCGGATATCATACAAGTTCGCACGGTGGTGATACTTCATGCCGCAGTGTACGGCGTACGTACCATTGTAACAGAGACAGTACACCGAAGCGTTGTACGGATCTGTCCAGCAGGCCTCATCGCTTCCGGTGCGCGTATCGACTAGACGCATGGTGGTATCAAAATTACCCGAAAGAATACAGTGTTCGTCCATCCACAACACATCGTAAACTGCCATCGAAGGTGAATTTAATTGTATAATTGTACAGCTGCAACGATAAATCACAGGAGCCATTGAGTTAAACATTGGACAGTgtcagtgttttgttttctgcttgtCCCTGTACCTACCTGTACAAATCGATTAATTGGAGTGCTTGCTTTCTGGCACAATGAAACTTCCCTACCGCCAGTTGGGCGTTATTTAGCTTTATTGTCTCATAAGCTTGCGGATAAACAAAAGTAGGTTTTAACAGTTCGCTATCGTCCGCGGTTAGATCATGCAGTTCTTCTGGTGAATAGGTTAAGATATACGTTGATTCATTCTTCGTCGTAACCGCATACACATCCGTGTTAAAGTCAACCGCTTTAATAATATCGTTTGTAATCGCTTGCATGTACTGTTTACCTACATCATGATCGTAGATCATGATGTTCCCATCCATACGGCCAAGGAAAAACCGATCACCGTTTTTTACTAGACTCGTAAAATCGGAATCCCGTGCCATCCCAATCGCCCACTCGCTCTTCTGATCAACCATTTGCCGGTTTTTCGTCCTACGGTGTGCCTGTAATCGGCCACGATGGGTCATGTATACCCACTCCCTGTCGATGGCCAACTGCGAGATGTACATTACGTTGTGGTAAAAGTAAGTCCGTTCCTCATACCGCCCATAGCGCCAGTTTTCGTCGAGCTTCACACGTTTCCGGCGCGTAAAGGAGTACAGACTTAAGGCGGCTCCTTGCGCTGAACCGGTTACTAGCGCGTGCATAcattttttcggaaaaacgaACCGTTGGATAATGTGTTGGAACTTTTTGCAAACTAACACGCACCGATCTAGGTCCGCTACGGTCAGGAATAGAAACACATGCTCCAGGGAGTATTCGTCCAGATCACAAAGCTTTTTGCTGCCGATGGTTACATTTGTATCGCTTTCACTAGGCATTTCAAAGGATGGTGGAATCAAATTTAGATGCAATACTTAGGACTGCATtgcaatgtttatgtttttctttgtacacttttttttcttctaacttCCGTCCGGCTGTCATCACACACATTGGGCCATTGCACACGTGCAAGAATAGGTTGTTGATGAAATATGCTGTGAAAACGGGCTGCTGCGTTGCGcaataaattgtacaaatggtgaaaattgaaaCTGCCCAATGATAGTGTGCACCAGTCCTACTGTCTTTTGGTCACGAGTGTCTATTTGTCAATAGCTGctaagatttatttttgtccggtgtgtttttcttctcggaaATTACTACCAATACTGGCGTGTTTAGTGTGAATAAACCCAACCCGAGAAACGCACTGGTGGTTCGCGCATTACATAGTGATGTCTAAGTCCAAGCTGAATAGAAGCACCATCTCGAAAGCGGTAAGAAGCAAGGAAAACTGAAATTCTTCCAAACATGGCGTTAAGTTgaactgttttgcttttgtactTGTTTCTTCTTGTCCGCGCACAGGAGCAACGTGCCGAGTATCGTACCTTCAAGACCGTGTTCTCATACTGCATTTTAATCATCGTTCTACCCGTGCttacatttttcacatcaaAACACTGGCTTTTCGATGGGCTGCTGCAGCTCTCCAGTGTGACCAGTAATATCTACTCGGCGGTAAGCGCAGTAGTCGCACTGCACGTAGCTCTGTTTCTGTTTATATACAAAGCCTACTTTGCGGTTAGCAACGATTCTCCCGATATCGGCAGCAGGGATCGTGGGGACAAGATTGCCCAAAAGGAAGACTAGACTGTTTTGAAGCGAGTGCGCCAGAAGACTGTAAACATTCCAGTTCTGTGAGTGCGGCCGCACTTACGCCTTATTCTTCAGTATCCTACGAGAAATAAGGGCAGCAAACATGAACAAGATAAGTTTAGAAATCGGACAAACCATTTTACTTGAGCTAGAGGAAGAATGTTTGCTGGGTAAGGTAATGCACGTTGCATCCGATCGGTCGTTTATTCGATTGGCTGATGTACGTGATATGACCACAGATAAAAACTACGGCGTTCAAACTTACTACAACTCGGAAGTGCGAAATATACAGGTTGCCTCTACCGATGATGATACACCGAAGCCGACCACAAAACCATCGGAAAATGTTATCAAATCGAAGCTACTGACACTCGACAGCCTGAACAATGCACTGGAACAGATAAACAACTACGTATTCATTCATCAAACGGATGCAAAGTATCACGATTCGATCCGATACCTCAAGAAACAACGTCACCTCGGTATAGCAATGGAATGCATCGAAAATGGGCGACATTCGAACGGATCGTCCTTGCTAACGATTGCTACCTATGATTCAATCTACATTTTCGACATCAAATGGATGAAGATAACGGACGATATGCGCGATCTACTTAGCAGTGATCGGTACCGGCGCGTTCTTCACAATAGCCGGCTGGTGAGCGATGTTCTGCAGCACAAGTTCGGCATACCGTTGGGAAAATGTTTCGACGTTATGGTAGCTCATATAGCCACCAGTAAAACGGTGGGACATACAGTAGAAGACACACCAGTTTCCCTACAAACGTGTGTACGAAACTATTTAAATCTACCGGACAAATTCTTCGATGGCAATGTATgtattaaccaaaaaaaaaactcgatgtAACGAAGCACATGGTGACGTGTAATGTTTACATGTTTACAGGTGACCTTTAATTTGCGACCGTTAAGCGATATGGCGAAGAAGGAAGCGGCCAAAAATGCAGTATTTTTACTACCGCTTCTGGATCTATTCGTACACGAAATCATGCTGGAACCGTTCTACAGTAGCTGCATCAGCTACTCGCATAGTTTGTCCCGTAATTCGGATTTCATCAACAGTTTGGTTGACTTGCGGAACAAAGGTCCCGAAGCGATTGAAGCGATACAACCAGCAAAGCTTGGCATTGATGTGGAATTATTAAATGTGCCGGAACATGAGCTAACGAGTGACCCAAGCAAGCCTCTTTGTGATTGAAGACaagtgaaatggaaaaaaaccccgatgAATAAAGCTGGCGCCACACATAATCTAGCACAACAAATGGTTTGATGCTTGTCTTTGCGGAACGAAGGAAACGAACACGACTTGTTGTGATGGAAATCCCGTGCTGGGTCGCTTTCCGGCAGGGTTAGGTCAGAGGTAACAGGAAGCGCTGCTAAATGAGTAATATTATTTGCAAGCTGACAATGTTCTTCCGAGTTCATCTGCAAAATAGAATGTATTTGGATAACCCTTTATTCATGATTACAGTAAGGAATAGCCGAGGCAGAAAGgttaaaacatgaaaaagacaaaaagaGGCACATACTCATACTAAAGCCTCTTACAATTCAGTTATGTGGTGCTTGATGAAGCCCTGATTGTATTGGACAGTTCGAACACAGTGCTGTATTCTATCCGGCCATTTCATCATCCTGATCTTTCTTTTGCGCTTTACCATGGCCGTTCTCCTCCTTGGTAACCTCCGATGGTTTCGGCTGTTCCGTACTGCCGGTCGTAGTAGCTGCAGCAGCGGccgtaccaccaccaccacccgtcGACTGCTTGCTCGTCGCACCTGCCGTATCGGCAAGGGATTTCTCGCTGTTTTCTAGCGCTTTTACAAACTGCTCCAAGTCTCCCGCGTTAGCTGCCGCGACAGCTTCGGCGTTGAGTTGAAACTGTGACACGACCGGACCGAGTTGGCCCGACTGCAGCGCGTTCGAGAACATGGACAGGGCTTGCTGGAATTGGGGGGAAGAGATGGTTTCTTTCAGCTGCTCCTTCTTGTTCTCATCACCTTCCAGCTGAGGTAGGTGTGCGACCAGCGCATCCACTTTCTCTTGGTCCGATATAATCGACGCCAGTGTTTGCGAATTGACGGCGGAAGCTAAATCGATGTTTTGCCTTGATCCGGACCCATCAACGCCGGTCGCACTGATGCCGGACAGATAGTTTTGCAGGTCGGACAGCAAAATTCTGGAACCaccttcagcagcagcattgcTGGTGTTGCCACCAGTTCGCACGACTGGTGTACTCATCGGAGATCCGGCAGAGCTTCCTGAGCCACTGGTGGGTTTCGTAGTACCGCTTGTTTTCTTCGGTGCTCGAGGTGTAGATGGTGCATtcgatgctgctgttggtgtggTAGTGCTGCTCCCATTACCATTATTGCTGCTTGATAGGGTCCGATTGGATGGAGTCGCTGCACTGGTGCGGCTGCTTGAATTGCCAGAGTTTGAACGGCTTAAAAAAGcagatgcaaaaacaaaatcaaaacaataaacgtaAGAAACTTCTTCGTTGATGACACAACCTGATGAAGTTTACTTACGTCATGGACCCTAGCAGGCTGCTCAATCCACCCATCTGCCCAACACCACCGAACAGCTGCATGATTTGCTGTTGCGACATGTTGTTTAACATGTATTGCAAGTCACCGTTATCATTGCCACTGCTTCTACCACCGGAACCGATGCTATTGCCAGACGGTGGGTTATTGATCACTTCGTTGATTCGGCGGCACCACTCATCATCGCGATCTGTTTTCGGTTCTTGCATCCAGAAAAACAGCCGTCGGTTGGATGACTTGAACTTCAACACATACACGCGACCATTCTTTACGTAATCGAGCTTCTTGAACTCGCAATCGTCTGGGAACAGAATCAGAT
The DNA window shown above is from Anopheles funestus chromosome 3RL, idAnoFuneDA-416_04, whole genome shotgun sequence and carries:
- the LOC125770471 gene encoding F-box/WD repeat-containing protein 4 → MPSESDTNVTIGSKKLCDLDEYSLEHVFLFLTVADLDRCVLVCKKFQHIIQRFVFPKKCMHALVTGSAQGAALSLYSFTRRKRVKLDENWRYGRYEERTYFYHNVMYISQLAIDREWVYMTHRGRLQAHRRTKNRQMVDQKSEWAIGMARDSDFTSLVKNGDRFFLGRMDGNIMIYDHDVGKQYMQAITNDIIKAVDFNTDVYAVTTKNESTYILTYSPEELHDLTADDSELLKPTFVYPQAYETIKLNNAQLAVGKFHCARKQALQLIDLYSCTIIQLNSPSMAVYDVLWMDEHCILSGNFDTTMRLVDTRTGSDEACWTDPYNASVYCLCYNGTYAVHCGMKYHHRANLYDIRVPNRCVQMYFPSKKQQYSPVYSIATDCSQMFLVTDHNLRILNFDADWAVTKDYASI
- the LOC125770534 gene encoding vacuolar ATPase assembly integral membrane protein VMA21 homolog, whose protein sequence is MSKSKLNRSTISKAEQRAEYRTFKTVFSYCILIIVLPVLTFFTSKHWLFDGLLQLSSVTSNIYSAVSAVVALHVALFLFIYKAYFAVSNDSPDIGSRDRGDKIAQKED
- the LOC125770462 gene encoding proteasomal ubiquitin receptor ADRM1 homolog encodes the protein MSGPIFGSSSALGGSSGGNRHLVEFRAGRMNMVNKMVHADNRKGLVFVYQAEDGLIHFCWKDRTSGTLEDDLILFPDDCEFKKLDYVKNGRVYVLKFKSSNRRLFFWMQEPKTDRDDEWCRRINEVINNPPSGNSIGSGGRSSGNDNGDLQYMLNNMSQQQIMQLFGGVGQMGGLSSLLGSMTRSNSGNSSSRTSAATPSNRTLSSSNNGNGSSTTTPTAASNAPSTPRAPKKTSGTTKPTSGSGSSAGSPMSTPVVRTGGNTSNAAAEGGSRILLSDLQNYLSGISATGVDGSGSRQNIDLASAVNSQTLASIISDQEKVDALVAHLPQLEGDENKKEQLKETISSPQFQQALSMFSNALQSGQLGPVVSQFQLNAEAVAAANAGDLEQFVKALENSEKSLADTAGATSKQSTGGGGGTAAAAATTTGSTEQPKPSEVTKEENGHGKAQKKDQDDEMAG
- the LOC125770481 gene encoding uncharacterized protein LOC125770481, with amino-acid sequence MNKISLEIGQTILLELEEECLLGKVMHVASDRSFIRLADVRDMTTDKNYGVQTYYNSEVRNIQVASTDDDTPKPTTKPSENVIKSKLLTLDSLNNALEQINNYVFIHQTDAKYHDSIRYLKKQRHLGIAMECIENGRHSNGSSLLTIATYDSIYIFDIKWMKITDDMRDLLSSDRYRRVLHNSRLVSDVLQHKFGIPLGKCFDVMVAHIATSKTVGHTVEDTPVSLQTCVRNYLNLPDKFFDGNVTFNLRPLSDMAKKEAAKNAVFLLPLLDLFVHEIMLEPFYSSCISYSHSLSRNSDFINSLVDLRNKGPEAIEAIQPAKLGIDVELLNVPEHELTSDPSKPLCD